One part of the Mariniflexile litorale genome encodes these proteins:
- a CDS encoding TonB-dependent receptor: MKKLLNKERSHHLRLLKFDLKMKLSALFIFVVFFTLQANNSYSQKTKVSLNLNNASISQIIDEIESNTEFRFVYKIKDVNLERNISINVSKESITNVLNKVFSQTNTSFSIVNRQIFLIKKEEPPITNQVLEKSNLKNKPLQSWKITGTVLDDYGQPLPGANVLEKGSTNGTQTDFDGTFYINVPNQNATLVISYIGFISQEIPVNGQTNLSITLQEDVASLEEVILVGYGTQKRALITGASVQISGDNLTKTNTTNALQGLQGQTAGVQITSTSGQPGESLKVTIRGIGSTSGSNPIYVVDGIITDDISYLNNSDIESISVLKDAASAAIYGSQASNGVVLVSTKKGKRGTSAKITFNQFYGLQNLGREVDLLNAPEYAIMINEAAVNSGKTPYFSNAEIAALGNGTNWIDELFVNNAAMQNYTFGASGGSENSIYSTSMSYLGQEGIVGGKDLSNYERYNFRINTEHNLYDEIVTIGQNLSFAYIKQNGIGVGNQYNNSLRSAFQATPLLSVFDNNGDYTNTTNNSEPWFSGLSNPYASLVYNNQNEKDIQKLLGNVYLKIEPIKGLVFKTTFGIDYYSESGHSYRPEYELSIFDFRSFDEVSQNMSKKKSLTWDNLLSYEFDIQEKHSIKAMVGTSSINFDNTWLNASNADVVFNDLKHGYIDSATNSEGSKIGLGGGKTVNKRFSYFGRLTYNFDETYLLNATLRADASSNFHPDNQWGYFPSVSAGWVVTNESFFNDSEAISFFKLRASWGQVGNQNVDEFQYIAPIRTEHTNYTFGDAEGALTPGAFQTRFANPDIRWETSEQTNIGFDARLFNNALAVNFDWYKKTNKDWIIMAPQPATAGAEEDPFINGGNVENTGIELALQYNNSVGDFRYSIAANGAYNKNEVGKIPTADGIIHGATNQLWANSPEFYRAQEGLPIGYFLGLKTAGVFQNESQIQNYTSNGNLIQPNAQPGDIIYQDISGNGSIGDEDKTNIGDPNPDFTFGFSLSANYKAFDFNISANGVAGNQVVQSYRNQSGSFGNYTSAILNRWHGEGSSNTIPRVTEDNRNFAQFSDLFVQDGDFLRINTVTVGVDLAKIIQKKSFFASEFRFYISVLNLHTFTKYNGMDPEIGFGDFVDDDENLNFSSGVDVGYYPRPRTFMMGLNVKL, encoded by the coding sequence ATGAAAAAACTTCTTAACAAAGAAAGAAGCCATCACCTACGATTACTAAAATTTGACTTAAAGATGAAATTAAGCGCACTATTTATATTTGTTGTTTTCTTTACTCTTCAAGCTAACAATTCGTATTCTCAAAAAACAAAGGTTTCTTTAAACTTAAACAACGCTTCTATAAGTCAAATTATAGACGAAATTGAAAGCAATACCGAATTTCGATTTGTTTATAAAATTAAAGATGTAAATCTTGAACGTAATATATCTATAAATGTAAGTAAGGAATCTATCACCAATGTACTAAATAAAGTGTTTTCACAAACCAACACTTCGTTCTCTATTGTTAATAGACAAATATTTCTAATTAAAAAAGAAGAACCTCCTATCACAAACCAAGTTTTAGAAAAATCAAATTTAAAAAACAAACCTTTACAATCTTGGAAAATCACGGGAACCGTTTTAGATGATTATGGGCAACCATTACCTGGTGCAAACGTTTTAGAAAAAGGCAGCACTAATGGAACTCAAACAGATTTTGATGGAACGTTTTATATAAATGTGCCAAATCAAAATGCTACTCTAGTAATTTCTTATATTGGTTTTATATCTCAAGAAATTCCTGTTAATGGACAAACAAATTTAAGCATTACATTACAAGAAGATGTTGCTTCTTTAGAAGAGGTAATACTTGTTGGTTATGGTACACAAAAGAGAGCCCTAATAACAGGTGCGAGTGTTCAGATTAGTGGGGATAATCTTACAAAAACAAATACCACAAATGCACTTCAAGGATTACAAGGTCAGACGGCTGGTGTTCAAATTACGTCTACATCAGGACAACCTGGCGAAAGTTTAAAAGTAACCATTAGGGGTATCGGTTCTACATCAGGGAGTAATCCTATTTATGTTGTAGATGGTATCATAACAGATGATATTTCATATTTAAATAATTCGGATATTGAATCTATTTCTGTTTTAAAAGATGCTGCTTCTGCTGCTATTTATGGGTCGCAAGCCTCAAATGGTGTGGTTTTAGTATCTACAAAAAAAGGGAAAAGAGGGACTTCTGCTAAAATAACATTTAATCAATTTTATGGACTTCAAAACCTTGGGAGAGAAGTAGATTTACTAAATGCTCCAGAATATGCAATAATGATTAATGAGGCTGCAGTTAACTCTGGTAAAACACCTTATTTTTCAAACGCTGAAATTGCTGCTTTAGGAAATGGAACCAATTGGATTGATGAATTGTTTGTAAACAACGCAGCAATGCAGAACTATACTTTTGGAGCTTCTGGAGGATCTGAGAACTCTATTTATTCAACATCAATGTCTTACTTAGGCCAAGAAGGGATTGTAGGTGGTAAAGATTTATCTAATTATGAGCGGTATAATTTTAGAATTAACACAGAGCATAATTTATATGACGAAATTGTTACCATTGGACAAAATTTAAGTTTTGCATACATTAAGCAAAATGGTATTGGCGTCGGAAATCAATATAACAATTCGTTAAGAAGCGCTTTTCAAGCAACACCATTATTATCTGTGTTCGATAATAACGGCGATTATACAAATACAACAAATAATAGCGAGCCTTGGTTTTCTGGTTTATCAAACCCTTATGCCTCTTTGGTGTATAATAATCAAAATGAAAAAGACATTCAAAAATTATTGGGCAATGTTTATTTAAAAATTGAGCCAATTAAAGGGTTGGTCTTTAAAACAACATTTGGAATTGATTATTATTCTGAGAGCGGACATTCTTACAGGCCAGAGTATGAGTTATCTATATTTGATTTTAGATCGTTTGATGAAGTTTCTCAAAACATGAGTAAAAAGAAATCGCTTACATGGGACAATTTATTAAGTTACGAGTTTGATATTCAAGAAAAACATAGTATTAAAGCGATGGTTGGCACCTCGTCAATTAACTTTGATAATACATGGTTAAATGCGAGTAACGCCGATGTTGTTTTTAACGATTTAAAACATGGATATATTGATAGTGCTACAAATAGCGAAGGGTCTAAAATTGGTCTTGGCGGTGGTAAAACGGTGAATAAAAGATTTTCTTACTTTGGAAGATTAACTTATAATTTTGATGAAACTTATTTATTAAATGCAACCCTTAGAGCAGATGCGTCCTCTAATTTTCACCCAGATAATCAATGGGGGTATTTCCCATCGGTATCTGCAGGTTGGGTCGTTACTAATGAATCGTTTTTTAATGATTCTGAAGCCATTAGTTTTTTTAAGCTAAGAGCAAGTTGGGGACAAGTAGGAAACCAAAACGTGGATGAGTTTCAATATATAGCACCTATTAGAACAGAGCATACTAATTATACTTTCGGAGATGCAGAAGGAGCGCTTACACCAGGGGCTTTCCAGACAAGATTTGCAAATCCAGATATTCGATGGGAAACTTCAGAACAAACAAATATTGGTTTTGATGCTCGCCTATTTAATAATGCCTTAGCTGTTAATTTTGATTGGTATAAAAAAACAAATAAAGACTGGATCATTATGGCGCCGCAACCGGCTACCGCAGGTGCTGAAGAGGACCCCTTTATAAATGGAGGAAATGTAGAGAATACCGGTATAGAATTAGCCTTACAGTACAATAACAGTGTAGGCGATTTTCGCTACAGTATTGCTGCCAATGGTGCTTACAATAAAAATGAAGTTGGTAAAATTCCTACTGCAGATGGTATTATACATGGAGCGACTAATCAATTATGGGCTAATTCTCCTGAATTTTATCGTGCACAAGAAGGATTGCCAATAGGGTACTTTTTAGGTTTAAAAACGGCTGGTGTTTTTCAAAATGAATCGCAAATTCAAAACTACACATCCAATGGTAATTTAATACAGCCAAATGCACAACCTGGAGATATCATTTACCAAGATATTTCAGGAAATGGCTCCATAGGCGATGAGGATAAAACAAATATTGGCGATCCAAATCCAGATTTTACATTTGGTTTCTCATTATCTGCAAATTATAAGGCGTTTGATTTTAATATTTCTGCAAATGGTGTTGCTGGTAACCAAGTAGTACAATCTTATAGAAATCAATCTGGCTCTTTTGGAAATTATACGAGTGCCATTCTTAACCGTTGGCATGGGGAAGGATCATCTAATACAATTCCAAGAGTTACTGAAGATAATAGAAACTTTGCCCAATTTTCAGACTTGTTTGTTCAAGATGGCGATTTCTTAAGAATCAATACAGTAACGGTAGGGGTTGATTTGGCAAAAATTATACAGAAAAAATCGTTTTTTGCGAGTGAATTTAGGTTTTATATTTCTGTGTTGAATCTACACACATTTACTAAATACAATGGCATGGATCCTGAAATTGGGTTCGGTGACTTTGTCGATGATGATGAAAACCTGAATTTTTCTTCCGGTGTAGATGTAGGATACTATCCTAGACCAAGAACCTTTATGATGGGCCTAAATGTTAAACTTTAA